The following coding sequences are from one Mastomys coucha isolate ucsf_1 unplaced genomic scaffold, UCSF_Mcou_1 pScaffold9, whole genome shotgun sequence window:
- the LOC116084983 gene encoding olfactory receptor 5AU1, translating to MERTNLSQEMEFELLGLTNDPQLQKLLFAVFLVMYAITVLGNLVMFFLIHVSTTLHTPMYALLKSLSLLDFCYSSTVVPQTLMNFLVERKVISYFGCMAQMFFYAGFATSECYLIAAMAYDRYVAVCNPLLYPTIMSPSVCASLISSSYGAGFLNSLIHTSCIFSLNFCGAHVVTHFFCDGPPILSLSCVDTSLCEILLFIFAGFNLLSCTLTILISYFLIFIAILQMRSTQGRFKAFSTCTSHLTAVCFFFGTTLFMYLRPKSSYSLTQDRTVAVIYTVVIPMLNPLIYSLRNKDVKEALRRVWGWKSMG from the coding sequence ATGGAAAGAACAAACCTGAGCCAGGAGATGGAGTTTGAGCTCTTGGGCCTCACCAATGACCCCCAGCTCCAGAAGCTACTCTTTGCGGTGTTCCTGGTCATGTACGCCATCACTGTGCTGGGGAACCTGGTCATGTTCTTTCTCATCCATGTGAGTACCACTCTGCACACGCCCATGTACGCCCTCCTCAAGAGCCTTTCTCTCCTGGATTTCTGCTACTCTTCTACGGTGGTCCCCCAGACGCTGATGAACTTCTTGGTTGAGAGAAAGGTAATCTCTTACTTTGGCTGCATGGCTCAGATGTTCTTTTATGCAGGCTTCGCCACCAGCGAGTGCTATCTCATTGCCGcaatggcctatgaccgctatgttgcTGTTTGCAATCCTCTCCTCTATCCAACCATCATGTCTCCCAGCGTCTGTGCCTCTCTGATCTCCAGCTCCTACGGAGCAGGGTTTCTCAATTCTCTTATCCATACAAGCTGCATCTTCAGTCTGAACTTCTGTGGTGCTCACGTGGTCACTCATTTCTTCTGCGATGGACCGCCCATCCTGTCCCTGTCCTGCGTGGACACTTCGCTGTGTGAGATCTTGCTCTTCATTTTTGCTGGCTTCAACCTTCTGAGCTGTACTCTCACCATCTTGATCTCCTACTTCTTAATCTTCATCGCCATCCTACAAATGCGTTCAACCCAGGGCAGGTTCAAGGCGTTTTCTACCTGCACTTCCCACCTCACTGCTGTGTGCTTCTTTTTTGGCACAACACTTTTTATGTATCTGCGCCCAAAGTCCAGCTACTCCTTGACCCAGGACCGCACAGTTGCTGTGATCTACACAGTGGTGATCCCAATGCTGAACCCCTTAATCTACTCTTTGAGAAACAAGGATGTGAAGGAGGCTCTAAGGAGGGTTTGGGGCTGGAAATCAATGGGATGA